A genome region from Streptomyces sp. NBC_01296 includes the following:
- a CDS encoding ATP-binding protein produces MSERISRDLSRRAAAVAVRVAELLETLCSEEAGGGSAAFLRDWAASAAPRAAAAPGILPPALTPLDRLVHRFGLGSLETELVLFAGLPEEHEGLARTFRTMNPGGAPHPSVGLAGLLIDCAARTGAESGVQGHAPDRVALRRLLHEGPAVRAGVLALTGDGPFHERSLTLADGLWEALHGYPAWPAALEEADPGPPVAGLDGWLELPETVRAVAALRSREPRILLVGARDETVALSRCAALARAAGLGLLAARTRPEDPGAMGLLGLHAAVRDAVPLLVVPAPAGGAGPVTPAVGRIPGPLLVCAAPGTVRPGPQRPVLTVPVGPIGTADRRTAWRAALPEAPEHAPELAARHPLDPALTAQVALDVHSRAGLDPDAEEDGGSPDVSGAIRARAGALLPSGVELVSPDARWPRLVLGGEADGQLRDAVARLRHQALVLDDWRLREAARAARGVRLLLTGPPGTGKSLAAEVLATEAGRDLLVVDGSELVSKYIGETEKNLAACFEVAERTQAVFLLDEADALFATRTEVSEANDRFANMETAYLLQRLDRFDGLAVLTTNLRQNIDAAFIRRMDFVVEFPLPDEAGRSRLWELHLPRALLHADVDLAGLAQYYPVPGGWIRNAAIGAAFRAADDGGAVRQGHLVDAMRREYGKAGRPFPGEPATPGGAAADRRAALALDPALDPALGPASDSAVGSPPPSAHVLNDRRTQKESS; encoded by the coding sequence ATGTCTGAGCGCATCAGCCGCGACCTCTCCCGCCGGGCCGCCGCCGTCGCCGTACGGGTGGCCGAGCTGCTCGAGACCCTGTGCAGCGAGGAGGCGGGCGGCGGATCCGCCGCGTTCCTGCGCGACTGGGCCGCGAGCGCCGCGCCCCGCGCCGCAGCCGCCCCCGGCATACTGCCCCCGGCCCTCACCCCGCTCGACCGGCTCGTGCACCGGTTCGGGCTCGGCTCCCTGGAGACCGAGCTCGTCCTGTTCGCCGGACTCCCCGAGGAACACGAGGGCCTGGCCCGGACGTTTCGCACCATGAACCCCGGCGGCGCCCCGCACCCCAGCGTGGGCCTCGCGGGCCTGCTGATCGACTGCGCGGCCCGTACCGGAGCCGAAAGCGGCGTACAAGGGCACGCGCCGGACCGGGTCGCCCTGCGCCGGCTGCTCCACGAAGGCCCGGCGGTACGGGCGGGCGTGCTCGCCCTCACCGGCGACGGCCCCTTCCACGAACGCTCCCTGACCCTCGCCGACGGGCTGTGGGAGGCCCTCCACGGCTACCCCGCCTGGCCCGCCGCCCTGGAGGAGGCCGACCCCGGCCCGCCGGTCGCCGGACTCGACGGCTGGCTCGAACTCCCCGAAACCGTCCGGGCCGTCGCCGCCCTGCGCTCCCGCGAGCCCCGCATCCTGCTCGTCGGCGCCCGGGACGAGACCGTCGCCCTCAGCCGCTGCGCCGCCCTCGCCCGCGCCGCCGGACTCGGCCTGCTCGCCGCCCGGACCCGCCCCGAAGACCCCGGCGCCATGGGGCTGCTGGGCCTGCACGCCGCCGTACGGGACGCCGTGCCGCTGCTCGTGGTGCCGGCCCCGGCGGGCGGGGCCGGCCCGGTCACCCCTGCCGTTGGCCGGATCCCCGGCCCGCTGCTCGTCTGTGCGGCGCCGGGCACCGTACGCCCCGGGCCGCAGCGGCCCGTACTCACCGTGCCGGTCGGGCCGATCGGCACCGCGGACCGGCGCACCGCCTGGCGGGCGGCGCTGCCCGAAGCACCGGAGCACGCCCCGGAACTGGCGGCGCGCCACCCGCTCGACCCGGCGCTCACCGCCCAGGTCGCCCTCGACGTGCACAGCCGCGCAGGGCTGGACCCCGACGCGGAGGAGGACGGGGGCAGCCCGGACGTCTCCGGCGCCATCCGGGCCCGCGCCGGGGCGCTGCTGCCCTCGGGCGTCGAGCTGGTCAGCCCGGACGCCCGCTGGCCGCGGCTCGTCCTCGGCGGGGAGGCGGACGGCCAGCTGCGCGACGCGGTGGCGCGGCTGCGCCACCAGGCGCTGGTGCTGGACGACTGGCGGCTGCGGGAGGCCGCCCGGGCCGCCCGCGGCGTACGGCTGCTGCTCACCGGGCCGCCCGGGACCGGGAAGTCGCTGGCCGCCGAGGTGCTGGCGACCGAGGCGGGCCGGGACCTGCTGGTGGTCGACGGCTCCGAGCTGGTCTCGAAGTACATCGGCGAGACCGAGAAGAACCTCGCCGCCTGCTTCGAAGTGGCCGAGCGCACGCAGGCGGTGTTCCTCCTCGACGAGGCCGACGCCCTGTTCGCCACCCGTACGGAGGTCTCCGAGGCCAACGACCGGTTCGCGAACATGGAGACGGCCTACCTGCTCCAGCGGCTCGACCGGTTCGACGGGCTGGCCGTGCTGACGACCAACCTGCGGCAGAACATCGACGCCGCGTTCATCCGCCGGATGGACTTCGTCGTGGAGTTCCCGCTCCCCGACGAGGCGGGCCGCAGCCGCCTGTGGGAGCTGCACCTGCCCCGCGCCCTGCTGCACGCCGACGTGGACCTGGCGGGGCTCGCGCAGTACTACCCGGTGCCCGGCGGCTGGATCCGCAACGCCGCGATCGGCGCGGCCTTCCGGGCGGCGGACGACGGGGGAGCGGTCCGCCAGGGCCACCTGGTCGACGCGATGCGGCGCGAGTACGGGAAGGCGGGCCGCCCCTTCCCGGGGGAACCGGCCACCCCGGGCGGCGCCGCCGCGGACCGGCGGGCCGCGCTGGCCCTCGATCCGGCCCTCGACCCGGCCCTCGGCCCCGCGTCCGACTCGGCCGTCGGCTCCCCGCCCCCCTCCGCCCACGTGCTGAACGACAGACGTACCCAGAAGGAGAGCTCATGA
- a CDS encoding phage tail protein, whose product MYGDRAIGVLADPDQWLRCRHESTALLDEGGVCLAWEPEPEAAPDPGTAVHGPAGLAFDRWGRAYRSYPRAGRVEVIPPGGGGDGPPHQRPGTLCVPRGLAVDAAQRLFIAESGAGAVHVVDLWGERLLRRVPVRSADRPHRRPLDVTAHCRAVAVLVTRPAGIVLLQGRRGPLRGPVLRRPPGSDGLRPTRIADHAGHLHVLWTGAAGGHAVVARADGTRPLVVDDATDLDLTADGALVVARAPGQPFRRFRTAGDAWAETEPLRAPGYDGGGMTVEPDGRVAFTTADGLARTAGPAARYTPAGSVIGYRLDAGEYRTRWGRLFLDACIPPGTEVRVSFLTTDEDTVPDPLPWSPPVRGPRSARHADRTPPLPSRALYTERLPPSGPLFRRPTGRELPWAQIDPDDGFETYEAPVQAPPGRYLWIVLRLAGTLRLSPRIRGLRVERPGHRLPAALPGAWSRDEADAAFLQRFLAPAEGLLHELDSRAALRTLLLDPRATPQEALGWLAGLLGLALDRRWPPAARRELIAQAYDLFRIRGTVACLERILRLYLPLPISVVEHWRLRGLGGAVLGAGPGGAPAPAVGGAAGTSGALGRFTVGGVRPGEDGYTATAHRFSVLIPADPSAVQLDVVRTIVEAHKPAHTLVDICPLGAGMRIGRALHLGLTSVVGPGAAWGPAVVGRVRVGEDGIVGVPAAGSRVGESTIAGAVRVG is encoded by the coding sequence ATGTACGGCGACCGCGCGATCGGCGTCCTGGCCGACCCGGACCAGTGGCTGCGGTGCCGCCACGAGTCCACCGCCCTCCTCGACGAAGGCGGGGTCTGTCTCGCCTGGGAACCCGAGCCGGAGGCCGCGCCGGACCCGGGTACGGCCGTGCACGGACCCGCCGGGCTCGCCTTCGACCGCTGGGGCCGCGCCTACCGCTCGTACCCGCGCGCCGGACGCGTCGAGGTCATCCCGCCCGGTGGCGGCGGCGACGGCCCGCCCCACCAGCGGCCGGGCACCCTGTGCGTCCCGCGCGGCCTCGCCGTGGACGCCGCCCAGCGGCTGTTCATCGCCGAGTCCGGCGCCGGCGCCGTCCACGTCGTCGACCTGTGGGGCGAGCGGCTGCTGCGCCGGGTCCCCGTCCGCAGCGCCGACCGTCCGCACCGCCGGCCCCTCGACGTCACCGCCCACTGCCGGGCGGTGGCCGTCCTCGTCACCCGGCCCGCCGGGATCGTGCTGCTCCAGGGCCGCCGCGGCCCGCTGCGCGGACCCGTACTGCGCCGCCCGCCCGGCAGCGACGGCCTGCGCCCCACCCGGATCGCCGACCACGCCGGACACCTCCACGTGCTGTGGACCGGGGCGGCAGGCGGGCACGCCGTCGTCGCCCGCGCCGACGGCACCCGGCCGCTCGTCGTGGACGACGCCACCGATCTCGATCTGACCGCCGACGGGGCACTGGTCGTGGCCCGGGCCCCCGGGCAGCCGTTCCGGCGGTTCCGTACCGCCGGCGATGCCTGGGCCGAGACCGAACCCCTGCGCGCCCCCGGCTACGACGGCGGCGGCATGACCGTCGAACCCGACGGCCGCGTCGCGTTCACCACCGCCGACGGCCTCGCCCGTACCGCCGGGCCCGCCGCCCGGTACACGCCCGCCGGGAGCGTCATCGGCTACCGCCTCGACGCCGGCGAGTACCGCACCCGTTGGGGCCGGCTGTTCCTCGACGCGTGCATCCCGCCCGGCACCGAGGTCCGCGTCAGCTTTCTGACCACCGACGAGGACACCGTCCCCGACCCGCTGCCCTGGTCGCCGCCCGTGCGCGGACCGCGCTCCGCGCGCCATGCCGACCGCACCCCGCCGCTGCCCTCCCGCGCCCTCTACACCGAGCGGCTGCCGCCCTCCGGGCCCCTGTTCCGGCGCCCGACCGGCCGCGAACTGCCCTGGGCGCAGATCGACCCCGACGACGGGTTCGAGACGTACGAGGCCCCCGTGCAGGCCCCGCCCGGCCGCTACCTGTGGATCGTGCTCAGGCTCGCCGGCACCCTGCGCCTGAGCCCCCGCATCCGGGGCCTGCGCGTGGAGCGGCCAGGACACCGGCTGCCCGCGGCGCTCCCCGGGGCCTGGAGCCGGGACGAGGCCGACGCCGCGTTCCTGCAGCGCTTCCTTGCCCCCGCCGAAGGCCTGCTGCACGAACTGGACTCCCGCGCCGCCCTGCGCACCCTGCTGCTCGACCCCCGGGCCACCCCGCAGGAGGCCCTCGGCTGGCTGGCCGGGCTGCTCGGCCTGGCCCTGGACCGGCGCTGGCCGCCGGCCGCCCGGCGCGAGCTGATCGCCCAGGCGTACGACCTGTTCCGCATCCGCGGCACCGTGGCCTGCCTCGAACGCATCCTGCGGCTCTACCTCCCGCTGCCCATCAGCGTGGTGGAGCACTGGCGGCTGCGCGGACTCGGCGGAGCCGTGCTCGGCGCCGGACCCGGCGGGGCCCCCGCACCGGCCGTGGGCGGCGCGGCAGGCACCTCCGGGGCGCTGGGCCGGTTCACCGTCGGCGGCGTCCGGCCCGGAGAGGACGGCTACACCGCCACCGCACACCGGTTCAGCGTGCTCATCCCCGCCGATCCGAGCGCCGTGCAACTCGACGTGGTCCGCACCATCGTGGAGGCCCACAAACCGGCCCACACCCTCGTGGACATCTGCCCGCTCGGCGCGGGCATGCGGATCGGCCGCGCCCTGCACCTCGGGCTCACCTCCGTCGTCGGCCCCGGAGCGGCCTGGGGGCCCGCGGTCGTGGGCCGGGTCCGGGTCGGCGAGGACGGCATCGTGGGCGTGCCCGCCGCCGGCTCCCGCGTCGGCGAGAGCACCATCGCCGGGGCGGTGCGCGTCGGATGA
- a CDS encoding putative baseplate assembly protein, with product MPLIGPILDDRTFEQLRDELVKRIPVYAPEWTDHNACDPGIALLELFAHLGESLLFRFNQIPDATKVAFLRLLGVRPRPALTARTLLVLETERPEGVQVLRGAEARAGAVAFETDNEVVAWPLETLAVGKTPAPEAPGSAESRRRQNAVEALPKEERGRVACGAPVSFYVTTAVPADPLDPDRPPLDVAATLDRSLWIALLAKNTTDPRLLAGRTLFLGVVPDEQLPRPYDLRARDTHDPTRLRAGDLVSAPPGFLWELWNGPGAPTAFTPLAVLGDTSRGLTTTGVVSVALPAAFPTHPRGRTGSGGLHSPPPLDDDKTAARVLGWLRVRRPADENDAIHRIRWVGANAVGAVQARTAAPELLGTGTADADQVLRLTQRPVLAGSVRLEVEEADGWRPWTEVEDFAASGPFDRHYTLDAEAGLVRFGARCRLPQIGERIRVLAYRYGGGSAGNVPAGAVGALTAVSGVKVTNPLPAYGGADAASLADALDALPAEVHRRDRAVTPDDFRSLALEVPGVRRAETLPLLHPDTPTQPAAGVVSVLVFPTEDLRDPGAPLPDLALLRQVAAYLAPRRLVTTELYVIPPTYVDLAVSVGIRTRDGYQPDAVRRWVELILRQYLAPLPPYGPEGAGWPLGRAVRRAELEAVAVQVEGLEYLEDELLLARRAGTGWTPLPLVPLNPWEVPRLAEITVVTGSPLPVGAGYGSPPPPPGDPVVVPLPPEVC from the coding sequence ATGCCGCTGATCGGCCCCATCCTCGACGACCGCACCTTCGAACAGCTCCGGGACGAGCTGGTCAAGCGGATCCCGGTCTACGCGCCCGAGTGGACCGACCACAACGCGTGCGACCCCGGCATCGCCCTGCTCGAACTCTTCGCGCACCTCGGCGAGTCACTGCTCTTCCGCTTCAACCAGATCCCCGACGCCACGAAGGTCGCCTTCCTGCGCCTCCTCGGCGTCCGCCCGCGTCCCGCGCTCACCGCCCGCACCCTCCTCGTCCTGGAGACCGAACGCCCCGAGGGCGTGCAGGTGCTGCGCGGAGCCGAGGCCCGGGCCGGCGCGGTCGCCTTCGAGACCGACAACGAGGTCGTCGCCTGGCCCCTGGAGACCCTGGCCGTCGGCAAGACGCCCGCCCCCGAGGCCCCCGGCTCCGCCGAGAGCCGGCGCCGGCAGAACGCGGTCGAGGCCCTGCCCAAGGAGGAGCGGGGGCGGGTGGCCTGCGGGGCCCCCGTCTCCTTCTACGTCACCACCGCCGTCCCCGCCGACCCGCTGGACCCCGACCGGCCGCCCCTCGACGTCGCCGCCACCCTCGACCGGTCCCTGTGGATCGCCCTGCTCGCCAAGAACACCACCGACCCCCGCCTGCTCGCCGGCCGGACCCTCTTCCTCGGCGTCGTCCCCGACGAGCAACTCCCGCGCCCCTACGACCTGCGCGCCCGCGACACCCACGACCCCACCCGGCTGCGGGCGGGCGACCTCGTGAGCGCCCCGCCCGGCTTCCTCTGGGAACTGTGGAACGGCCCCGGAGCCCCCACCGCCTTCACCCCCCTCGCCGTGCTCGGCGACACCAGCCGCGGGCTCACCACCACCGGTGTGGTCTCCGTCGCGCTGCCCGCCGCCTTCCCCACCCACCCCAGGGGCCGCACCGGCAGCGGCGGCCTGCACAGCCCGCCGCCGCTCGACGACGACAAGACCGCCGCCCGGGTCCTGGGCTGGCTGCGCGTACGCCGCCCCGCCGACGAGAACGACGCCATCCACCGCATCCGCTGGGTCGGCGCCAACGCCGTCGGCGCCGTCCAGGCCCGCACCGCCGCACCCGAACTCCTCGGCACCGGCACCGCCGACGCCGACCAGGTCCTGCGCCTCACCCAGCGCCCCGTCCTCGCGGGCAGCGTCCGGCTGGAGGTCGAGGAGGCCGACGGCTGGCGGCCCTGGACCGAGGTCGAGGACTTCGCCGCAAGCGGCCCCTTCGACCGGCACTACACCCTCGACGCCGAGGCCGGACTCGTCCGCTTCGGCGCCCGCTGCCGACTGCCCCAGATCGGCGAGCGCATCCGCGTCCTCGCCTACCGGTACGGCGGAGGCTCCGCAGGAAACGTCCCGGCAGGCGCGGTCGGCGCACTCACCGCAGTCTCCGGCGTCAAGGTCACCAACCCGCTCCCGGCGTACGGCGGCGCCGACGCCGCCTCCCTCGCCGACGCCCTCGACGCCCTGCCCGCCGAGGTGCACCGCCGCGACCGGGCCGTCACCCCCGACGACTTCCGCTCCCTCGCCCTCGAAGTCCCCGGCGTACGGCGCGCCGAGACCCTGCCCCTGCTGCACCCCGACACGCCCACCCAGCCCGCCGCCGGCGTCGTCAGCGTGCTCGTCTTCCCCACCGAGGACCTGCGCGACCCCGGCGCCCCGCTGCCCGACCTCGCCCTGCTGCGCCAGGTGGCCGCGTACCTCGCCCCCCGGCGCCTGGTCACCACCGAGCTGTACGTCATCCCGCCCACCTACGTGGACCTCGCCGTGTCCGTCGGCATCCGGACCCGGGACGGCTACCAGCCCGACGCGGTGCGCCGCTGGGTCGAGCTGATCCTGCGCCAGTACCTCGCCCCGCTGCCGCCGTACGGGCCCGAAGGCGCGGGCTGGCCGCTGGGCCGCGCCGTGCGGCGGGCCGAACTCGAGGCCGTCGCCGTCCAGGTGGAGGGCCTGGAGTACCTCGAGGACGAACTGCTGCTGGCTCGCCGCGCCGGTACGGGATGGACCCCGCTGCCGCTCGTCCCGCTGAACCCGTGGGAGGTGCCGCGCCTCGCCGAGATCACCGTCGTCACCGGCAGCCCGCTGCCCGTCGGCGCCGGCTACGGCTCCCCGCCACCGCCCCCCGGCGACCCCGTCGTCGTACCGCTGCCCCCGGAGGTGTGCTGA
- a CDS encoding GPW/gp25 family protein, translating to MSVSTGTSRATGPAGATPGEARLGTGVRFPFRPGNGNGGGGGLGWVAGAAAVRQSVETILDTEPGERIMRPTFGCGLRRHLMAPNTPATRTAIAAEIAEALTAWEPRIRVTEVAVTPGEEPTLVWIDIAYVHLLDLRPANLVYPFYLR from the coding sequence ATGAGCGTGAGCACAGGCACGAGCCGGGCCACGGGCCCGGCGGGGGCGACGCCCGGCGAGGCCCGGCTCGGGACCGGGGTGCGGTTCCCGTTCCGGCCCGGAAACGGAAACGGAGGCGGAGGCGGGCTCGGGTGGGTCGCGGGGGCCGCCGCGGTCCGGCAGTCCGTCGAGACGATCCTCGACACCGAGCCCGGGGAGCGCATCATGCGCCCCACCTTCGGCTGTGGACTGCGCCGCCACCTCATGGCCCCCAACACCCCCGCCACCCGCACCGCGATCGCCGCCGAGATCGCCGAGGCGCTCACCGCCTGGGAGCCCCGGATCCGGGTCACCGAGGTCGCCGTGACCCCGGGGGAGGAGCCGACCCTGGTGTGGATCGACATCGCCTACGTCCACCTGCTCGACCTGCGCCCTGCCAACCTCGTCTACCCCTTCTACCTGCGGTAG
- a CDS encoding phage baseplate assembly protein V: MSLPAPADGSAPGYFGVYPAFVTDIVDEKRLGRVEVRFPWLGRDGDRDVRAWATLCSPYADDEQGLLVLPEVGSQVVVAFEAGNPRRPYVLGAAWNGRTALPHEPEDANNLRTLRSRADSRLEFDDTRGAAKVRITMASGHEVTLDDATQQVTIRHSGGCVVRLTPTAVEVQANVSVDVKAPMVAVNSPLSTFSGLVKCGTLVTEQVVISPAYTPGAGNIW; this comes from the coding sequence ATGTCCCTGCCCGCTCCTGCGGACGGCTCCGCTCCCGGATACTTCGGCGTCTACCCGGCGTTCGTCACCGACATCGTGGACGAGAAACGGCTCGGCCGGGTGGAGGTGCGCTTCCCCTGGCTCGGCAGGGACGGGGACCGCGACGTACGCGCCTGGGCCACGCTCTGCTCCCCGTACGCCGACGACGAGCAGGGCCTGCTGGTGCTGCCCGAGGTGGGCAGCCAGGTCGTCGTCGCCTTCGAGGCGGGCAACCCGCGCCGCCCGTACGTCCTCGGCGCGGCCTGGAACGGCCGTACCGCCCTGCCGCACGAGCCGGAGGACGCCAACAACCTGCGCACGCTGCGGTCGAGGGCCGACAGCCGGCTGGAGTTCGACGACACCCGGGGCGCGGCCAAGGTGCGGATCACCATGGCGTCCGGCCACGAGGTGACCCTCGACGACGCCACCCAGCAGGTGACGATCCGGCACAGCGGCGGATGCGTGGTGCGGCTGACGCCGACCGCCGTGGAGGTCCAGGCGAACGTGTCCGTCGACGTCAAGGCGCCGATGGTGGCCGTGAACTCCCCGCTGTCCACCTTCAGCGGCCTGGTGAAATGCGGGACGCTGGTCACCGAGCAAGTGGTGATCTCCCCGGCCTACACCCCCGGCGCCGGGAACATCTGGTGA
- a CDS encoding phage late control D family protein encodes MTEPAIAVVSPVFEVAGALVRDLARDCVRLEVAEGVEGLRTLRGHFLAVGAGAKGPQDRLRHLDGSTVGLGSALKVALGPPSRQRYVFEGVVSGLELVLGDGEPPLVLVHAEDALMRLRMTRRMRTYHDTTDAGVAEEVAREHGLAADADVPGPRYDVVQQLNQSDLAFLRERARLVQAELWATGRTLHFRPRGSRGTTPQTLVYGGELMSVRLCADLAHQRSEVAVTGYDADRREVVDERAGPEVVEAETAGGRTGARVLARALGPGTSLRVREAALTAEEAGTWARAEMLRRGRRFVTVAGTTNGSPDLVVGGRLTLRSVGAPFEGEGYHVTRIRHTFDADHGFRTRFDAERSSLNEVV; translated from the coding sequence ATGACTGAGCCGGCGATCGCGGTCGTCTCGCCGGTCTTCGAGGTGGCCGGCGCCCTGGTCAGGGACCTCGCGCGGGACTGCGTACGCCTGGAGGTCGCCGAAGGCGTCGAGGGACTGCGCACCCTGCGCGGGCACTTCCTCGCCGTCGGCGCCGGGGCCAAGGGCCCCCAGGACCGGCTGCGGCACCTCGACGGGTCCACGGTCGGCCTCGGCAGCGCCCTCAAGGTCGCCCTCGGCCCGCCCTCCCGCCAGCGGTACGTGTTCGAAGGCGTCGTCTCCGGCCTGGAACTCGTCCTCGGCGACGGCGAACCGCCGCTCGTCCTCGTCCACGCCGAGGACGCGCTGATGCGGCTGCGGATGACCCGCCGCATGCGCACGTACCACGACACCACCGACGCCGGAGTCGCCGAGGAAGTGGCGCGCGAGCACGGCCTCGCCGCCGACGCGGACGTCCCCGGGCCCCGCTACGACGTCGTCCAGCAGCTCAACCAGAGCGATCTGGCCTTCCTGCGCGAGCGGGCCCGGCTCGTCCAGGCCGAACTGTGGGCCACCGGCCGCACCCTGCACTTCCGCCCCCGCGGCAGCCGCGGCACGACCCCGCAGACCCTCGTCTACGGCGGCGAGCTCATGTCGGTCAGGCTCTGCGCCGACCTCGCACACCAGCGCAGCGAGGTCGCCGTCACCGGATACGACGCCGACCGGCGGGAGGTCGTCGACGAACGGGCCGGCCCCGAGGTCGTCGAGGCGGAGACGGCCGGCGGCCGCACCGGGGCCAGGGTCCTGGCCCGGGCCCTGGGCCCCGGCACCAGCCTGCGCGTCCGGGAGGCCGCCCTGACCGCCGAGGAGGCCGGGACCTGGGCGCGCGCCGAAATGCTGCGCCGCGGCCGCCGGTTCGTGACCGTCGCCGGCACCACCAACGGCAGCCCCGATCTCGTGGTCGGCGGCAGGCTCACCCTGCGCTCGGTCGGCGCGCCGTTCGAGGGCGAGGGGTACCACGTCACCCGGATCCGGCACACCTTCGACGCGGACCACGGCTTCCGCACCCGCTTCGACGCCGAACGCTCCAGCCTGAACGAGGTGGTGTGA
- a CDS encoding CIS tube protein codes for MTALVHATLQQLTVTAQPGKDQPPLVKEAEGSRPLAVQFNPATLRISRNNNVDRGGATTRNQKVQHPAQEGSTLTFDLEFDTAEQRGGGQYVDVRRWTALVRQFVEPPAKPSDPPPAVRFVWGTLRYNGIVTQVNEELDHFAPDGTPLRAKVGVTIVEQNFAYQAHAEGPATRDARSATEAGDQRTGAAPGTSGTNRPRQVVQAQDGESAQQLLSRLGLDPAAWRGAMSGLDSPLTLAAGAAVQLGAEVSAGFAAAAGISLSAGFAGDAAPTSVGGLAAALGTGGGPGADPALAGFVLSAGGGIAASADIVAGAAVDSATVRARQSFELPAAATGGTGPAGPPVREPARPAGPAGSAPPPALDRRSLGYGRGIPLRARADPATLAEVRAGGARSLADRARREEIPPPDPAAAPWERLPPAAPGRAAADCEQRGRDAGPTTLRWTPRGGPP; via the coding sequence GTGACGGCCCTGGTCCACGCCACCCTGCAGCAGCTCACGGTGACCGCCCAGCCGGGGAAGGACCAGCCGCCGCTGGTCAAGGAGGCCGAGGGCAGCCGGCCCCTCGCCGTGCAGTTCAACCCGGCCACCCTGCGGATCAGCCGCAACAACAACGTCGACCGGGGCGGGGCGACCACACGGAACCAGAAGGTCCAGCATCCCGCCCAGGAGGGCTCGACCCTCACCTTCGACCTCGAATTCGACACCGCAGAACAGCGCGGCGGCGGTCAGTACGTCGACGTACGCCGCTGGACCGCCCTGGTACGGCAGTTCGTCGAACCCCCGGCGAAGCCCTCCGACCCGCCGCCCGCCGTCCGCTTCGTCTGGGGCACGCTCCGCTACAACGGCATCGTCACGCAGGTCAACGAGGAGCTCGACCACTTCGCGCCCGACGGGACCCCGCTGCGGGCCAAGGTCGGGGTGACCATCGTCGAGCAGAACTTCGCGTACCAGGCGCACGCCGAAGGCCCCGCCACCCGCGACGCCCGGAGCGCCACCGAGGCCGGCGACCAGCGGACCGGAGCCGCGCCCGGTACGTCCGGCACGAACCGGCCCCGGCAGGTCGTCCAGGCCCAGGACGGGGAGTCCGCCCAGCAGCTGCTGTCCCGCCTCGGGCTCGACCCGGCGGCCTGGCGCGGCGCGATGAGCGGGCTCGACAGCCCGCTGACGCTGGCCGCGGGGGCCGCCGTCCAGCTGGGCGCGGAGGTCTCGGCGGGGTTCGCGGCCGCGGCCGGGATCAGCCTCTCGGCGGGCTTCGCCGGGGACGCCGCGCCGACCTCGGTCGGGGGCCTGGCCGCCGCGCTCGGCACCGGCGGCGGGCCCGGGGCGGATCCGGCGCTCGCCGGCTTCGTCCTCAGCGCCGGGGGCGGGATCGCCGCATCGGCGGACATCGTGGCGGGCGCCGCAGTGGACTCCGCCACCGTGCGGGCCCGGCAGAGCTTCGAGCTGCCGGCCGCGGCGACCGGGGGTACGGGCCCGGCCGGGCCGCCCGTACGGGAGCCGGCGCGGCCCGCAGGACCGGCCGGATCCGCGCCGCCGCCGGCGCTCGACCGCCGCTCCCTCGGCTACGGCCGCGGCATACCGCTGCGGGCCCGCGCCGATCCCGCGACCCTCGCCGAGGTCCGGGCCGGCGGCGCCCGCAGCCTCGCCGACCGGGCCCGGCGCGAGGAGATCCCGCCGCCCGACCCCGCAGCCGCCCCGTGGGAGCGGCTGCCGCCCGCCGCGCCCGGCCGGGCCGCCGCCGACTGCGAGCAACGCGGCCGTGACGCGGGCCCGACCACCCTGAGGTGGACACCGCGAGGAGGCCCGCCATGA
- a CDS encoding phage tail protein translates to MPELVQTFRFRVRLTRSATPGRTAAPPPPIPRPPSEAGAPGSAAVGPGVADRAPERLGDGGFQECAGLALEADVREYLQGGANDEVVRRVGRVRLQPLVLKRGMLVASDGGSADTSLWDWLHGMVAGGAPVPRYDGDVEVLDPAGRRVVAHWTFVRGLPLKITGPTLNARTGEIAVEELHIAHEGLRLERTP, encoded by the coding sequence GTGCCCGAGCTCGTGCAGACCTTCAGATTCCGGGTGCGGCTCACGCGCAGCGCCACGCCCGGCCGGACCGCCGCGCCCCCGCCCCCCATCCCGCGGCCGCCGTCCGAGGCCGGCGCGCCCGGTTCCGCGGCGGTCGGCCCCGGCGTGGCGGACCGGGCCCCCGAACGGCTCGGCGACGGCGGGTTCCAGGAATGCGCCGGGCTGGCCCTGGAGGCCGACGTCCGCGAGTACCTGCAGGGGGGTGCGAACGACGAAGTGGTGCGCCGGGTGGGGCGGGTCAGGCTCCAGCCGCTCGTCCTCAAACGGGGCATGCTCGTGGCCTCCGACGGGGGGAGCGCCGACACGAGCCTGTGGGACTGGCTGCACGGCATGGTCGCAGGCGGCGCCCCGGTCCCCCGGTACGACGGCGACGTGGAGGTGCTCGACCCCGCGGGCCGACGGGTGGTCGCGCACTGGACGTTCGTCCGGGGACTGCCGCTGAAGATCACCGGACCGACGCTCAACGCCCGTACGGGGGAGATCGCCGTGGAGGAACTGCACATCGCCCACGAGGGCCTGCGCCTGGAGCGGACCCCGTGA